In the Trichoderma atroviride chromosome 4, complete sequence genome, GCATCTGCCCATCTCTCATTACAACGAGTGCAAGGCTGATTCTGGCGTTGACCAAATCAACGGCTTCGTCTTTGTCTGCGATGCTGGGgtggagcagctgcagggccCTCAGGGACGCTACTTTTACAAGGACTGCAAGAAATACGGCTCCGGAGCCCAAGTCAATGGTGTTGAGATTGTGGTTCACGGTTCTGCCAGGAAGGCTCCGGCacctccctccctccccgGCCGATGGGACGGTGTGAACTTGGTGAATGTGGAGGGGAGAGATGCAAAGGGGGCCTTTAAGAATCAGATTAACGGGGGGGAGGATCcggccgatgatgatggccgaCATGGGGATGCCATCCGGCAGTGCCCATTGAGGCGAATGACGGTTCAGTTTGTTTACTGATGGAAATTGTTTGTTGTCTGCATTTAAGGAAAGGGCCTTTGCATTGTGCGGGGCTGTTCGTTGAttgtttttgtttatttGACTTTGATTGCATTTAAGATGGTAATATAGAGCTTGTTTTGTGTTTAAGATTGTTTTAAGTTGACAGACTAAATTGATTGCGTTTGCTTTGTAAATTCTAGGAGTTTTCATTTCGTTCAATTGTCCGTCTTTTCGGTTGAAATTATGAGTTACAACTAACCATCTAAAACTGCATTATGCGTGAAATATTCGTTTAGTAATGAGACAGATATCATGTCTGTATATGCGCTGCATACCACGCCTGCTCTCTACTTGTTTCGCTCAAGAATAAAGGATATGAATGGTCAACGAGCATCAAAATAAGCGAATACGACGTGAATGATGCATCCGCAGAGACCGCCTTCAATTCAATGCTCCTCTACTCCATACCATCTGCTCCCAAAAATTTGTCCACTTCAGgcagctacatgtacctatcCATACGAATATCCAATCGAAATGCCATTTCCCCTTCTCCTCTCATGCTGCATGACTCTTGTCtaacacttttttttttctggttaaattttcctctttttttttttctctaaaCAAATAGccgaccttttttttctatcaaCGTCCGTGAATTAAGAAATGATGCCTCTTTTTTCGTTTTCCTTTCCCCGTCTCCAGTGTATAAAAGCGGAAAatgtctttttcttggcAACTCCCGTACCAGAACCCCCTTTCGGCCAATtcctttgtccttttttttttgtctttctctcATTACacgtttttttctctcataGAGTGGAATATTGGTACAAAAGCGCCATGACAATAATGCTCTCTCTCGTGCTATTCATGCTGTGTGTCAATGCAGTGTTTGGGGTTAGTTTGCCCCCCCCTGTACTCCAACAACCGGTTACTTTTGGCGCTGAACCGTCTTGTGAGCCATTTCAATCAGCCCATCCTTGGCCTCGCTGTCAGGGaagtcggcaatggcagcaatcGCCTTCTCAGAGTAGTCGTAGGCGAGAGCTCGGGTCTGCTCGATGCCGTCGCTCTGGAGAACCAATTGGCGAGCCTATGAAATCATGTAAGTCTATGCAACTTGATATGTATGACGGGGTGATGGAAAGCAACTTACCCTTTCAACATCACCCTCTTGGGCAAACTTGCGCCCAACGAGAGCTCCAAGCTCCGGCATCTGCTTCCAGGCAAACAGCAGCGGCGCCGTCGCCAGACCCAGTTCCAGATCCGCTCCGCTAGGCTTACCCAGGTCCTTGCCAGACCGAGTGTAGTCCAGCATATCGTCCACAAGCTGGAAAGCCAGGCCCAAGTTGCGTCCATACGAATATGCGGCCTCAACGGTGTGCTGGTCAGCGTTGCCCAGAAGCGCCGCTGCTCGGCAAGACTTGGAAATGAGACTGGCAGTCTTGAGATATGTCTTTTGCAGGTAGTAGCTCAGCGTCTCCTCCGACCACTTGGGGCTGCGCTCATCGCGCTCCGTGTTCTTGAGCTGCATGAACTCGCCCTCAACCAGATTGGCAATGACAGTAGCCAACAGCTCCACAACCTCGGCGTTGCGTAGCCGCGCTAGCGCAACAGAGGCCCTGCCCAAGAGGAAATCGCCCGCCAGCACGGCCATCTTGTTGCCAAACTCCAGGTTGGCCGACGGCGCACCGCGCCTTGAAACAGAGTGGTCGATAACGTCGTCGTGCAGCAGAGATGCCGTGTGGATCAGCTCCGTGATTTCGGCGAGCCGTCTCTGGCTCGGCAGGATGTCGAGGTTTGCCGACTCGGCCAATTCGCTCTCGTACGATGTTGTGTTCGACATTGGGTTGACGTCGCTGAGGATCTTCATCGGGGATATTGACGCATCGATTCCCCTTGATGTCTCGGGGACGGCATCGAGAGGGCTCTTGGGGCACAGATGAGTGGCCCGCGACATGAGCAGGACGATGAGCGGCCGCACATGCTTGCCCTCGGCTTGCGTATAGTACTTTGCGACTCGGTCGAGGGCGGGGTGGCCCGATCCCAGCAGCTTGCGGATGTTGCCCGTCAGGaacttcatctcctttgcGACGGTTCGCAGAGGGTCAATCGCCATGCCGTCCTTGGCCGCTCGCTTCGCAACGTTGCCCACCATGTTGGAGGCCACCTGGACGGCGGCGGCCCATGCCGAGTTTCGGTTCGAGCTGGAGTGCAGCGCGGCCTTTTGTGCGCCCAGGACCCTCAGGCCAGAGCTCGAGATGACGGATCGCTGGCAGAGGACGCAGGTTGATGCTCCCATTCGGCCGGCGACTGCATCGCGCAGCGCCGCCGAAGCTCCCGCACGGAGCTTCATCTGCGAACAGATCGGGTTGCGGCAATCGAGGGAGGCCGAGGATGTTGGCAGGTCCGAATTGCGGGCGGCTCGTACTGCGTCTCGCGGCGGTTCAGACGCCAATTGAGAAGAGTCGAAGCGTTGGTGAAGAGCCGCAAAGCCGCGCGGTTCAATCGGTTCGTGGGGATGAGGTGATTCCTCCGTCTGGTGTTTTGAGCGCCCGTCCAGCTCGAATCTAGCCTTCCGAAACTTTTGCGCAGCCTTTTGGCGGGACTTTCTGATGGAGCTGAGGGGCACATCCGGGAGTGGTCGCAGCTGTTCATTGGCCGGTGCAGCCTCAGCGCCGCAAGCCCTGGGCGGCTGGACCTACAGGGGCCCCGAAGCCCTGTAATGCTACTGCACAACAGCGCTGTAGCTGCCCTCCAACGCTGCCAATGCTCCGGGTGAGCGACCCGCCTTGCGTCCTGAGGCCTTGGCGAACCGATAGCCTATTGAAGCTCCCACCTGTGAGCGGCGGCGTCCCACTTATGGCCGAGCTGCATATCCGCCGGGCTCATGGATTGAGCCGATCGAGCTCGAGACTCATCATTCTCGAAGACGAGCAAAGGCTCTTCAGGCCATCATGGTTCTCCTAACAATGACACCGTCCATTGTGGACGCATTAAAGCAGGTAGATGAGCAGCACAAAGCAGACAGccagctcaaggccggcgaATCCAGCAACGATGCCGGCCACGATCAAAGCAATgacgcagcagcttcatcgTCAACAGAGCCAGCAGTTGGCAACCCCATTTCCCACAGCGATATACTCAGTCTTTACAAGAAGCTCAGTGCTTCAGAGTCTTCAGAATCCAAATACAGCCTAGAGCAACTGCTTCGAGGGTCTCAAGTTTACGTccctccacctccaccaaAACAAGAGCCAGTCAGTTTCACTTCCGTGCTATATCAAGCCAAGACTCCCTTCCAACCATATGTGCTGACAATCATGTCTCATTCTTAGTCCGAAGAGTACAAAGCTCTCATGGCCCGTCTTCGCCGTGAAGAAGACGCCCGCGCCTACGAACGCATGATCAACCCACCCCTTGCGCTCGAAACATTCTCAAGCCGGTTTCCAAACGCCGCGCACGCCTTTGCGGAGGCGAACCGGCCCTCCAAAGCCGAAGATCTCGGCGACGACGAAATCACATACAACGAGGTGCAGCGCCAAGTAATGCTCATCATCAATTTCCTCGTCAGCATTGTTGGGGTTGCAGCTACGCTTTGGATCGCCGGCCGGTGGTGGAGCCTTTCGTCTCGAGTATTCCTGACGCTTGGCGGCAGCATAGTGGTTGCTATTGCGGAGGTGGCGGTCTATTCGAGTTACATGTGGAGGATGGGCGAggcaaaaagcaagcaagGTGCTGTCACAGAGATTAAAGAAGTGGTTCAGTCCTGGGTTgtcggagaagaaggagatgatggccatgacaaGAGTGTATTGCTGCAGGGCAAAGCCGAGGATGAATCAGTAAGGAGAAGGATACCCACGATTTCAGTGACGGAAAGCCCAGAATCTTGATATTTGCATTGTACGCTATTTGTCCCACTATTTGCAAGCGCTTTGTCAATTTATCTGTATACATTTACACTTATAGCCTTATGTTGGTGATGTTTCAACTGCAAAGTCAATTGAGTAAGTTGTCAATCAGAAAATACCCCACCTTCAGCACAAAATCCAATGACTTCATTTATTCGATTGTAAGCATACATTAGCTGTAAAATGGAATATTCAGAGCTTAGAACTCtatcaaagccaaagctctCAATAGTGCACTGCGCTGAAAGTGGGCGCATGTGACATCGCGTAAAGTGTTCCGTCGCGTCTCGACGCGTCTCTGCGTGGGGCCAACTCTCGTCAACCGCCGTGAGCTCTGGGCGTCCATTTTCcgtaattctttttttcttcatcaggcTCCCTTTGGTCAACAGCTTTCGTTTAATGGATCACTGTTTTTATGATCAACGCATAAATCCCATTCATCCCACCATCAAATTTTGGACACAGTTTTTTTCGCAGTTGGATGATGCCTTAATCTCTTACCGCATTATATCATTGAGAGAATCTGGGTTACACGCGCGAGTTCATTCAAGCAGCCATGGTGAGCTCCTCACCTGAGTTTTCAATGTcagtcaaaaaaaaaaaacataccaGTAGAATTTGGCTCCTTGCTCACCCGCTACCCACGCAGAACCAAGCCAGGACTACATCACCGCAAAAGAGACAAACCACTCCGCACCTACGGCAGGCAAACATCAACGCCCGAGCAGAGTGAGCCGCCGTCCAAGAAGGCACGGATATCGGTGGAACgagagaggcagcagcaggagaaATCTGCCTCGACTCTCACCAGTGCCAATGGCGGTACCAAgtccgacgacgatgcggcgGTAGCAGGCGCATCAGCGGTAGCAGCTCATCAGCAAGATGCTTCAGCTCAGAATAAGGCTGAGAAACCTGGAGAGTCTCTTAAAAGGGGCTCCATCCTGAGCTACTTCAAACCAACTTTACAACAAGTTCCACACGCAGATGCGCCAtcacagcagctgcaagattCACCTGAGAAATCCTCTTCGCCCCCTCCGCCGACAAAACGAAAACCTCGACTTCTCAGAATCAAAGCCACCACTCACAAATCATCCGATCAATCATCGTCACAAGAAACAGACGATAATCCCGCCCCTCAAAAACGCCGCGGCCGACCACCTCTCAAAAGCCACATATCCAACACACACAAAGCGACATCATCAAACAAAGACACCACCGCTTCACCCTCCTCAtccccatcaccaacaaAGCAATCCGCCATCAAGCCGAAAAAGAATAAACCGTCTTCTCCGGCTATTCAGACCACGCTCAACATCTCTGCCCAGGCCGCCTTCTCCGAATGCAAAATCTGCAACACCGTCTGGAATCCCCTGTACCCGGATGATGTAAAGTATCATATCAAGACGCACAAGGCCGTGCTGagggcggagaagaagcgaaagacaGACGAGTTATGACACCAGAACTGAAGTACAAGACACAACACAACACAACTAGCATATTGAAGAGCGATTGATGTAtattttcatttttcttATGGCTGCAATGGAGGGGATAAACAGCGACATTAGACTGGTTGAATTAATATTGCTGGGTAGAATTGTGGGCTGGGCCATAGAGCAAACTTTTAGCATTTCATGACGGCACTCAAATCAAATCAGAACAtctttaatttatatacatCAATTCAACACCCCATCAGAACTCACAACACCCTCTCTCTCGCTCATTAATACTAGATATACACATCACATACTGTCCCATTCACTCCTTACAGGATATCAAATAAAattagaaaagaaaactccTCGCTCAATCACTCATCTTCGTACACACACATTTTCCATCCTCTTACGCACACATTTCTCTACCAATCCCAACCCCCGTCCGTCCACTAAGCAGCCGCAGGTTTATCTTCCGGCGTGACGCCCGTAATGCCCACCTCCTGAGCCTGGTGCTTCTCAGCCGACGATGTGGCAATAGGCGACCTCGCCTCAGGAGACTCCGACGCCTTGGCT is a window encoding:
- a CDS encoding uncharacterized protein (EggNog:ENOG41); the encoded protein is MCPDHVDVRPFNEEETEVVLQSTLRGPFHDPPVPAALIEALSPTSYASPNSQVFPNLAIGSPSLWTPDDSPNASIFPYMLNEVGEHLPISHYNECKADSGVDQINGFVFVCDAGVEQLQGPQGRYFYKDCKKYGSGAQVNGVEIVVHGSARKAPAPPSLPGRWDGVNLVNVEGRDAKGAFKNQINGGEDPADDDGRHGDAIRQCPLRRMTVQFVY
- a CDS encoding uncharacterized protein (EggNog:ENOG41~TransMembrane:2 (i174-196o202-223i)) translates to MVLLTMTPSIVDALKQVDEQHKADSQLKAGESSNDAGHDQSNDAAASSSTEPAVGNPISHSDILSLYKKLSASESSESKYSLEQLLRGSQVYVPPPPPKQEPSEEYKALMARLRREEDARAYERMINPPLALETFSSRFPNAAHAFAEANRPSKAEDLGDDEITYNEVQRQVMLIINFLVSIVGVAATLWIAGRWWSLSSRVFLTLGGSIVVAIAEVAVYSSYMWRMGEAKSKQGAVTEIKEVVQSWVVGEEGDDGHDKSVLLQGKAEDESVRRRIPTISVTESPES
- a CDS encoding uncharacterized protein (EggNog:ENOG41) codes for the protein MVSSSPEFSITKPGLHHRKRDKPLRTYGRQTSTPEQSEPPSKKARISVERERQQQEKSASTLTSANGGTKSDDDAAVAGASAVAAHQQDASAQNKAEKPGESLKRGSILSYFKPTLQQVPHADAPSQQLQDSPEKSSSPPPPTKRKPRLLRIKATTHKSSDQSSSQETDDNPAPQKRRGRPPLKSHISNTHKATSSNKDTTASPSSSPSPTKQSAIKPKKNKPSSPAIQTTLNISAQAAFSECKICNTVWNPLYPDDVKYHIKTHKAVLRAEKKRKTDEL